One Coccinella septempunctata chromosome 1, icCocSept1.1, whole genome shotgun sequence DNA window includes the following coding sequences:
- the LOC123319326 gene encoding uncharacterized protein LOC123319326, whose translation MTAWGVRHRMFAFEAFIKNGESVVATQRLFRREFNIGRHGAVPSRNTILKWVNDLRTTGNVMKKKPPGPTRTARTPESVERVRHALRTSPCRSVRKQAQALRLSRSTVRRIVKHDLRFHPYKLAIVQQLKPTDFPQRNDFLLERVHQGFLNRLATCFEQDGHHLTDVIFKV comes from the exons ATGACTGCGTGGGGTGTGAGGCATCGCATGTTCGCGTTTGAAGCTTTTATCAAAAATGGTGAATCAGTGGTGGCTACGCAGAGACTGTTTCGGCGTGAATTTAATATTGGCCGTCATGGAGCTGTCCCAAGTCGTAACACGATTCTGAAGTGGGTCAACGATCTTCGAACAACTGGAAATGTGATGAAAAAGAAGCCACCAGGACCTACTCGCACGGCACGGACCCCCGAAAGTGTGGAGAGGGTGAGGCACGCGTTGCGAACAAGTCCATGCCGCTCAGTGCGAAAACAAGCGCAAGCATTAAGACTAAGTCGTTCCACAGTTCGCCGTATTGTCAAACATGACCTCAGATTCCACCCATACAAATTGGCAATTGTCCAGCAGCTGAAACCAACTGActttccacaacgcaatgattTCT TATTGGAGCGCGTTCACCAAGGGTTTTTGAACAGACTTGCAACATGTTTCGAGCAAGATGGTCACCACTTGACAGATGTTATTTTTAAGGTTTGA